In Oryza sativa Japonica Group chromosome 11, ASM3414082v1, the following are encoded in one genomic region:
- the LOC4350797 gene encoding uncharacterized protein, protein MRALLRAASVLRRAAAPALGGGRAAPLPPKNLPAVCLNGYSTLLAPANEVLIPQELLSSKTVWTPDRELGQYEDLVARVTNFHNEDKGFMVLDGDVFDVPIRKDIVHRVVRWQLAKRQQGTHSTKTISEVSGTGRKPYNQKGTGRARHGTLRGPQFRGGATMHGPKPRSHAIKLQKKVRRLGLKIALSARTAEGKLLVFDDLEVPSHKTKNIVQYIGQMEGTKKVLLVDGGDIDKKLKLATQNLHYVNVLPSIGLNVYSILQHDTLVMTRNAINRIVERMHTPISR, encoded by the exons atgCGGGCCCTCCTGCGCGCCGCGTCGGTGCTCCGccgcgcggcggctccggccctcggcggcggccgcgccgcgccgcttccCCCCAAG AACTTGCCTGCTGTCTGTTTGAATGGGTATTCTACTCTTTTGGCTCCAGCAAATGAAGTGCTGATTCCACAAGAACTTCTATCCAGCAAGACTGTTTGGACTCCAGATCGTGAGCTTG GGCAGTATGAAGACCTAGTAGCCCGAGTAACAAACTTCCACAATGAGGATAAGGGCTTCATGGTTTTAGATGGTGATGTTTTTGATGTTCCAATCAGGAAGGATATTGTTCATAGAGTAGTAAGGTGGCAACTCGCTAAAAGACAGCAG GGAACACACTCAACTAAAACTATCAGTGAAGTGAGCGGCACAGGAAGAAAACCTTACAATCAAAAAGGAACTGGCAGAGCACGACATGGTACACTGCGCGGCCCTCAG TTTCGCGGTGGTGCAACCATGCATGGGCCTAAACCACGAAGTCATGCGATTAAGTTGCAGAAGAAAGTACGGCGTCTGGGACTTAAGATAGCATTATCTGCTCGAACCGCTGAGGGAAAG CTCTTGGTCTTTGATGACCTCGAAGTTCCTAGCCACAAGACAAAAAACATTGTGCAGTACATTGGCCAGATGGAAGGCACAAAGAAGGTTTTGTTGGTAGATGGAGGTGACATTGATAAGAAGTTAAAGCTGGCTACCCAGAATCTTCACTATGTGAATGTTCTTCCATCCATT GGCCTAAATGTATACAGCATCCTTCAACATGACACTCTTGTAATGACGCGGAATGCTATCAATAGAATTGTTGAGCGTATGCACACCCCCATCAGCCGCTAG